In one window of Escherichia coli DSM 30083 = JCM 1649 = ATCC 11775 DNA:
- a CDS encoding ASCH domain-containing protein, whose product MTIKEKISQKYPHASFCTFGDSAALADHLATLIATGVKTASCGSLAGCIEDNAFPMIGEYKIVENSRGEPVCVIRVIGLHLLRFSDVTAELARKEGEGDLSLEYWRNEHRRFFQAEGCYSPEMDVIFEEYALIDVV is encoded by the coding sequence ATGACCATAAAAGAAAAAATCTCACAAAAATATCCCCATGCTTCCTTTTGTACTTTTGGCGATTCAGCAGCGTTGGCCGATCACCTCGCAACGTTGATTGCGACTGGTGTTAAAACAGCTTCCTGTGGTTCGCTGGCGGGATGTATTGAAGACAACGCATTTCCGATGATTGGGGAGTATAAGATTGTAGAAAATAGCCGTGGTGAGCCTGTCTGTGTTATCAGAGTAATTGGCCTGCATTTACTGCGCTTTTCTGATGTCACCGCGGAGCTTGCCCGTAAGGAAGGTGAAGGTGACCTCAGTCTTGAATATTGGCGTAATGAACACCGTCGTTTTTTCCAGGCAGAAGGATGCTATTCACCCGAAATGGACGTTATCTTTGAAGAATATGCCCTTATTGACGTTGTGTAG
- the yahJ gene encoding amidohydrolase family protein, translated as MKENNSRREFLSQSGKMVTAAALFGPSVPLAHAGVAGTLNCEANNTMKITDPYYYLDNVLLETGFDYENGVAVQTRTARQTVEIQNGKIVALRENKQHPDATLPHYDAGGKLMLPTTRDMHIHLDKTFYGGPWRSLNRPAGTTIQDMIKLEQKMLPELQPYTQERAEKLIDLLQSKGTTIARSHCNIEPVSGLKNLQNLQAVLARRQAGFECEIVAFPQHGLLLSKSEPLMREAMQAGAHYVGGLDPTSVDGAMEKSLDTMFQIALDYDKGVDIHLHETTPAGVAAINYMVETVEKTPQLKGKLTISHAFALATLNEQQVDELAHRMAAQQISIASTVPIGTLHMPLKQLHDKGVKVMTGTDSVIDHWSPYGLGDMLEKANLYAQLYIRPNEQNLSRSLFLATGDVLPLNEKGERVWPKAQDDASFVLVDASCSAEAVARISPRTATFHKGQLVWGSVAG; from the coding sequence ATGAAAGAAAACAATAGCCGCCGTGAATTTCTGAGCCAGAGCGGTAAGATGGTCACCGCCGCCGCGCTGTTTGGTCCCTCAGTGCCGCTCGCCCATGCGGGGGTAGCTGGCACCCTAAACTGCGAAGCGAACAACACCATGAAAATCACTGACCCGTATTACTATCTCGATAACGTGCTGCTGGAAACCGGTTTTGACTACGAAAATGGCGTGGCGGTGCAGACCCGCACGGCGCGCCAGACTGTGGAAATTCAGAACGGTAAAATTGTTGCCCTGCGCGAGAACAAGCAGCATCCGGACGCCACGCTGCCGCACTATGACGCTGGCGGTAAGCTTATGTTGCCCACTACTCGCGACATGCATATTCATCTCGACAAAACCTTTTACGGCGGACCGTGGCGCTCACTCAATCGCCCTGCAGGCACCACCATCCAGGACATGATTAAGCTCGAGCAAAAAATGCTGCCGGAACTGCAACCCTACACTCAGGAGCGGGCAGAAAAACTGATCGATTTATTGCAGTCGAAAGGCACCACCATTGCCCGCAGCCACTGCAATATCGAACCGGTTTCCGGCCTGAAAAATCTGCAAAATTTGCAGGCGGTGCTGGCGCGACGTCAGGCGGGCTTCGAGTGTGAAATCGTCGCCTTCCCGCAGCACGGTTTGCTGCTGTCGAAATCGGAACCCTTAATGCGCGAAGCGATGCAGGCGGGGGCGCATTACGTCGGCGGGCTGGACCCGACCAGTGTTGATGGCGCGATGGAAAAATCCCTCGACACCATGTTCCAGATTGCACTGGACTACGACAAAGGCGTCGATATTCACCTGCACGAAACCACTCCGGCAGGCGTAGCGGCCATCAATTATATGGTTGAAACAGTGGAGAAAACGCCGCAACTGAAGGGCAAGCTGACCATCAGCCACGCCTTTGCGCTGGCAACGCTCAATGAGCAACAGGTAGATGAACTGGCGCACCGGATGGCGGCGCAGCAAATTTCTATCGCCTCGACGGTGCCGATTGGCACGTTGCATATGCCGCTCAAACAACTGCACGACAAAGGCGTAAAAGTGATGACCGGCACCGACAGCGTTATCGACCACTGGTCGCCTTACGGCCTGGGCGACATGCTGGAAAAAGCCAATCTCTACGCGCAGCTCTATATTCGTCCTAACGAACAGAATTTGTCCCGTTCGCTGTTTTTAGCCACTGGCGATGTATTGCCGCTCAACGAAAAAGGCGAGCGTGTGTGGCCTAAAGCGCAGGATGACGCCAGCTTTGTGCTGGTGGACGCCTCCTGTTCCGCCGAGGCGGTGGCGCGTATCTCGCCGAGAACGGCGACGTTCCATAAAGGGCAACTGGTGTGGGGGAGTGTGGCAGGTTGA
- the yahI gene encoding carbamate kinase family protein: MKELVVVAIGGNSIIKDNASQSIEHQAEAVKAVADTVLEMLASDYDIVLTHGNGPQVGLDLRRAEIAHEREGLPLTPLANCVADTQGGIGYLIQQALNNRLARHGEKKAVTVVTQVEVDKNDPGFAHPIKPIGAFFSESQRDELQKANPDWRFVEDAGRGYRRVVASPEPKRIVEAPAIKALIQQGFVVIGAGGGGIPVVRTDAGDYQSVDAVIDKDLSTALLAREIHADILVITTGVEKVCIHFGKPQQQALDRVDIATMTRYMQEGHFPPGSMLPKIIASLTFLEQGGKEVIITTPECLPAALRGETGTHIIKT; encoded by the coding sequence ATGAAAGAACTTGTGGTCGTTGCCATTGGTGGCAACAGCATTATCAAAGATAACGCCAGCCAGTCGATTGAGCATCAGGCGGAGGCGGTGAAAGCCGTGGCCGATACGGTGCTGGAAATGCTGGCTTCCGATTACGACATTGTGCTGACCCATGGCAACGGGCCGCAGGTCGGGCTGGATTTACGCCGCGCGGAGATTGCCCACGAGCGCGAAGGGCTGCCCTTAACGCCGCTGGCGAACTGTGTGGCGGATACGCAAGGTGGCATTGGCTATCTGATCCAGCAGGCGCTGAACAACCGACTGGCGCGTCACGGCGAGAAAAAAGCCGTCACCGTGGTGACTCAGGTAGAAGTGGATAAAAACGATCCGGGGTTTGCCCATCCCATCAAACCCATTGGCGCATTCTTTAGTGAAAGCCAGCGTGACGAACTACAAAAGGCAAACCCTGACTGGCGTTTTGTTGAAGATGCCGGACGGGGCTATCGCCGCGTGGTCGCCTCGCCGGAACCGAAACGTATTGTCGAAGCACCTGCCATTAAGGCGCTGATCCAACAAGGCTTTGTGGTGATTGGCGCGGGCGGCGGCGGAATTCCGGTAGTGCGTACTGACGCGGGGGATTACCAAAGCGTGGACGCGGTTATCGACAAAGATCTCTCTACCGCGCTACTGGCTCGCGAAATTCACGCCGACATTCTGGTGATCACCACTGGCGTCGAAAAAGTGTGTATTCACTTTGGCAAACCGCAGCAGCAGGCGCTGGATCGCGTAGATATTGCCACCATGACCCGCTATATGCAGGAAGGGCATTTCCCACCTGGCAGCATGTTGCCAAAAATCATCGCCAGCCTGACGTTCCTGGAACAAGGCGGCAAAGAAGTGATTATCACCACGCCGGAATGCCTGCCTGCGGCGCTACGCGGCGAAACGGGCACCCATATTATTAAAACCTAA
- the yahG gene encoding DUF1116 domain-containing protein has protein sequence MSQSLFSQPLNVINVGIAMFSDDLKKQHVEVTQLDWTPPGQGNMQVVQALDNIADSPLADKIASANQQALERIIQSHPVLIGFDQAINVVPGMTAKTILHAGPPVTWEKMCGAMKGAVTGALVFEGLAKDLDEAAELAASGEITFSPCHEHDCVGSMAGVTSASMFMHIVKNKTYGNIAYTNMSEQMAKILRMGANDQSVIDRLNWMRDVQGPMLRDAMKIIGEIDLRLMLAQALHMGDECHNRNNAGTTLLIQALTPGIIQAGYSVEQQREVFEFVASCDYFSGPTWMAMCKAAMDAAHGIEYSTVVTTMARNGVEFGLRVSGLPGQWFTGPAQQVIGPMFAGYKPEDSGLDIGDSAITETYGIGGFAMATAPAIVALVGGTVEEAIDFSRQMREITLGENPNVTIPLLGFMGVPSAIDITRVGSSGILPVINTAIAHKDAGIGMIGAGIVHPPFACFEKAIFGWCERYGV, from the coding sequence ATGAGCCAGTCACTGTTTAGCCAACCGTTGAACGTTATTAACGTCGGTATCGCCATGTTTAGCGATGATCTGAAAAAGCAGCATGTAGAAGTGACCCAACTCGACTGGACGCCGCCGGGGCAGGGCAATATGCAGGTGGTGCAGGCACTGGACAACATTGCCGATTCGCCACTGGCGGACAAAATCGCCTCCGCGAATCAGCAGGCGCTGGAGCGCATTATCCAGTCGCATCCGGTGCTGATTGGTTTTGATCAGGCGATTAACGTGGTGCCGGGCATGACGGCGAAAACCATTCTTCACGCCGGGCCGCCGGTCACCTGGGAAAAAATGTGCGGCGCGATGAAGGGCGCGGTCACCGGAGCGCTGGTGTTTGAAGGACTGGCGAAAGATCTCGACGAGGCGGCTGAGCTGGCGGCTTCCGGGGAGATCACCTTCTCGCCGTGCCACGAACACGACTGTGTGGGATCGATGGCGGGCGTCACCTCGGCCTCGATGTTTATGCACATCGTGAAAAACAAAACCTATGGCAACATCGCTTATACCAACATGAGCGAGCAGATGGCGAAGATTTTGCGTATGGGCGCTAACGACCAGAGCGTGATCGACCGCCTCAACTGGATGCGCGATGTGCAGGGACCCATGCTGCGCGACGCGATGAAAATTATCGGCGAAATCGATCTGCGCTTAATGCTGGCGCAGGCGCTGCATATGGGCGATGAATGCCATAACCGCAATAACGCCGGGACGACGTTGCTGATTCAGGCGCTGACGCCAGGGATTATTCAGGCGGGCTATTCCGTCGAACAACAGCGGGAAGTGTTTGAGTTTGTCGCCAGCTGCGACTACTTCTCCGGCCCGACGTGGATGGCGATGTGTAAAGCGGCGATGGATGCGGCGCACGGCATTGAATACAGCACTGTGGTCACCACCATGGCGCGTAACGGCGTCGAGTTCGGCCTGCGGGTCAGCGGATTACCGGGGCAATGGTTTACCGGTCCGGCGCAGCAGGTGATCGGGCCGATGTTTGCCGGTTATAAGCCGGAAGATTCGGGGCTGGATATCGGCGACAGCGCCATCACTGAAACCTACGGCATTGGCGGATTTGCCATGGCGACCGCGCCTGCAATCGTCGCGCTGGTGGGCGGTACGGTGGAAGAGGCTATCGATTTCTCCCGCCAGATGCGTGAAATCACTCTCGGTGAAAACCCCAACGTCACCATTCCGCTGCTCGGTTTTATGGGCGTGCCGTCGGCAATCGACATCACCCGCGTGGGCAGCAGCGGCATTCTGCCGGTGATCAACACCGCCATTGCCCATAAAGATGCGGGCATCGGCATGATTGGCGCGGGCATTGTGCATCCACCCTTCGCCTGCTTCGAGAAAGCCATTTTTGGCTGGTGCGAACGTTACGGCGTCTGA
- the fdrA gene encoding acyl-CoA synthetase FdrA: protein MSVKIVIKPNTYFDSVSLMSISTRANKLDGVEQAFVAMATEMNKGVLKNLGLLTPELEQAKNGDLMIVINGKSGVDNEQLLAEIEELFNTKAQSGSHEARYATIASAKKHIPESNLAVISVNGLFAAREARQALQNDLNVMLFSDNVSVEDELALKQLAHEKGLLMMGPDCGTAIINGAALCFGNAVRRGNIGIVGASGTGSQELSVRIHEFGGGVSQLIGTGGRDLSEKIGGLMMLDAIGMLENDPQTEIIVLISKPPAPAVARKVLERARACRKPVVACFLGRGETPVDEQGLQFARGSKEAALKAVMLSGVKQEHLDLHTLNQPLIADVRARLQPQQKYIRGLFCGGTLCDETLFAVMEKHGDVYSNIQPDPEFRLQDINRSIKHTFLDFGDDDFTNGKPHPMIDPTNRISRVIEEARDPEVAVIVMDFVLGFGSHEDPVGSTIEAIKEAKAIAAAEGRELIILAYVLGTDLDTPSLEQQSQMLLDAGVILASSSTNTGLLAREFICKGEEA, encoded by the coding sequence ATGTCAGTTAAAATAGTCATTAAACCGAATACCTATTTTGATTCTGTCTCGCTGATGTCTATCTCCACGCGTGCAAATAAACTCGACGGCGTCGAGCAGGCATTTGTGGCGATGGCGACCGAAATGAACAAAGGCGTGTTGAAGAATTTAGGACTGCTGACGCCGGAGCTGGAGCAGGCGAAAAACGGCGACCTGATGATTGTCATCAATGGTAAATCGGGTGTGGACAACGAGCAGTTGCTGGCGGAGATTGAAGAACTGTTCAACACCAAAGCGCAAAGCGGCTCGCACGAGGCGCGTTACGCCACTATTGCCAGCGCCAAAAAGCATATCCCGGAAAGTAACCTGGCAGTGATTTCGGTCAACGGTCTGTTTGCCGCTCGCGAAGCGCGTCAGGCGCTGCAAAATGACCTCAACGTGATGCTGTTTTCCGATAATGTCTCAGTTGAAGATGAACTGGCGCTCAAACAGTTGGCCCATGAAAAAGGGCTGCTGATGATGGGGCCAGACTGCGGCACGGCGATTATCAACGGCGCGGCGCTCTGCTTTGGTAACGCCGTGCGTCGCGGCAACATCGGTATTGTTGGCGCATCTGGCACCGGCAGCCAGGAATTGAGCGTCCGTATCCATGAATTTGGTGGCGGCGTTTCACAACTGATCGGCACCGGCGGGCGCGACCTGAGCGAGAAAATCGGTGGCCTGATGATGCTCGATGCCATCGGGATGCTGGAAAACGATCCGCAAACTGAAATCATTGTGCTTATCTCCAAACCGCCTGCGCCTGCGGTGGCCCGCAAAGTGCTGGAACGCGCACGCGCCTGCCGCAAGCCAGTGGTGGCCTGCTTCCTCGGTCGTGGCGAAACGCCAGTGGATGAGCAGGGGCTACAGTTTGCTCGCGGCAGCAAAGAGGCGGCATTGAAAGCGGTGATGCTCTCCGGCGTGAAACAAGAACATCTCGACCTGCATACGCTTAACCAGCCGTTGATTGCGGATGTGCGTGCGCGTCTGCAACCGCAGCAGAAATACATTCGTGGTCTGTTCTGCGGCGGTACGCTGTGTGACGAAACCCTGTTCGCGGTGATGGAAAAACATGGCGATGTCTACAGCAATATCCAGCCCGATCCTGAATTCCGCCTGCAAGATATCAACCGCAGCATCAAACATACCTTCCTCGACTTTGGCGATGATGACTTCACCAACGGCAAGCCGCATCCAATGATTGACCCGACCAACCGTATCAGCCGCGTGATCGAAGAAGCGCGCGATCCAGAAGTGGCGGTGATCGTGATGGATTTTGTTCTCGGATTTGGATCGCATGAAGATCCGGTCGGTTCCACCATCGAGGCGATCAAAGAAGCGAAAGCGATCGCCGCTGCCGAAGGACGCGAGTTGATCATTCTCGCCTATGTGCTGGGCACCGATCTCGATACGCCATCATTAGAACAACAAAGCCAGATGCTGCTTGATGCCGGAGTGATTCTGGCGAGCAGCAGCACCAATACCGGATTGCTGGCGCGTGAATTTATCTGCAAAGGGGAGGAAGCCTGA
- the yahE gene encoding DUF2877 domain-containing protein produces MWALTADADFLAQRGQGQVEQVFARAVNIALPARQQLLTLLCEEYDNAPNSCRLALTHFNGLFRHGDKVQFDDQGITVGQHLHIEMSHCQRWLSPTLQMTALNFHLIAWQQWHDIIHQHLGENETLFNYRGDNPFYQALNKELHIKRRAVIQAVNDKQNIAVAVASMMGLGIGLTPSADDYLTGLALILFLPGHPAEKYKEEFYLGLQRGRNNTTLLSAITLEAALQQRCRENIHRFIHNIIYDIPGNATQAIEKIKHIGSSSGCDMLYGMADGCALSQTYGGNYVS; encoded by the coding sequence GTGTGGGCGCTAACTGCGGATGCTGATTTTCTGGCGCAGCGGGGGCAAGGACAGGTTGAACAGGTCTTTGCCAGAGCGGTAAATATCGCACTCCCGGCTCGCCAGCAGTTGCTGACGCTGCTTTGTGAAGAGTACGACAATGCGCCAAACAGTTGTCGGTTGGCACTCACTCACTTTAATGGTCTGTTCCGGCATGGTGATAAGGTTCAGTTTGACGATCAAGGCATTACGGTTGGTCAACATCTTCATATAGAGATGAGTCATTGCCAGCGTTGGCTGTCCCCAACCTTGCAAATGACCGCTCTGAATTTTCACCTTATCGCCTGGCAACAGTGGCACGACATTATTCATCAGCACCTGGGGGAAAATGAAACCCTGTTTAATTATCGCGGCGATAATCCGTTTTATCAGGCGTTAAATAAAGAACTACATATTAAACGACGGGCAGTTATTCAGGCCGTAAACGATAAACAAAATATCGCCGTAGCGGTCGCCAGTATGATGGGCTTAGGGATTGGCCTTACGCCATCAGCCGACGATTATTTAACAGGTCTGGCGCTTATTTTATTTCTTCCCGGACATCCGGCGGAAAAATACAAAGAGGAATTTTATCTCGGTCTGCAACGCGGCAGAAATAATACCACGTTATTAAGTGCCATCACGCTGGAAGCCGCATTACAACAACGCTGCCGGGAAAATATTCATCGTTTTATTCACAACATTATTTATGACATCCCTGGGAACGCAACTCAGGCAATAGAAAAAATTAAACATATTGGCTCCAGTTCCGGCTGCGACATGCTGTATGGCATGGCCGATGGTTGTGCGCTGAGTCAAACCTACGGAGGGAATTATGTCAGTTAA
- the yahD gene encoding ankyrin repeat domain-containing protein: MTIKNLPADYLLAAQQGDIDKVKICLALGVDINTCDRQGKTAITLASLYQQYACVQALIDAGANINKQDHTCLNPFLISCLNDDLTLLRIILPAKPDLNCVTRFGGVGLTPACEKGHLSIVKELLAHTEINVNQTNHVGWTPLLEAIVLNDGGIKQQAIVQLLLEHGASPHLTDKYGKTPLELARERGFEEIAQLLIAAGA; this comes from the coding sequence ATGACTATAAAAAATCTACCTGCAGACTATTTATTGGCTGCGCAACAGGGGGATATCGATAAAGTAAAAATCTGCCTTGCGCTGGGTGTCGATATTAATACCTGCGATCGTCAGGGGAAAACGGCAATTACGCTGGCAAGTTTATATCAGCAATATGCTTGCGTTCAGGCATTAATTGACGCCGGAGCGAATATTAATAAACAAGATCATACCTGTTTAAATCCTTTTTTAATTAGCTGTCTGAACGATGATTTAACGCTACTACGAATTATTTTACCGGCTAAACCCGATCTTAATTGCGTAACCCGTTTTGGCGGTGTCGGCCTGACGCCTGCCTGTGAAAAAGGCCATTTAAGTATTGTAAAAGAGCTTTTGGCGCATACGGAGATTAACGTTAACCAGACCAACCATGTTGGCTGGACGCCGCTACTGGAAGCGATTGTGCTTAATGATGGCGGGATTAAACAGCAGGCGATTGTCCAGTTATTACTGGAACACGGTGCCAGCCCGCATCTGACGGATAAATATGGCAAAACACCGCTGGAACTGGCGCGAGAACGGGGCTTTGAAGAGATTGCGCAGTTACTGATTGCCGCAGGCGCATAA